One segment of bacterium DNA contains the following:
- a CDS encoding flagellar hook protein FlgE codes for MIQALQSGISGMNAFMSALNIIGNNISNVSTTAYKSQSTNFQEALSQTIKSASAPTDTTGGTNASQVGLGVTLGSISSDMTQGSLDSTGRTTDLAIDGNGYFILGDSSTVAYTRDGSCSLDSNYNLVGSSSGLYVLGWQADSAGNIDTSAPITGASVIEIPVGGMSIAQQTSDVDLTGNLNASTDAGSDYDVTFEIYDSLGETHQITVTFTKLAEDSTATPPIEASTWQYEVYCDDAGASAITTGNITFDENGQSNLDSVDVSLTLTEDNGSLSPLNFTLDTSDITQLNSSNSTVSMNNQDGKELGTLESYTIDSSGLIVGTFTNGLTKNLARIAVAGFNNPEGLEKLGNNLYKAGSNSGSAVIGTAGSSGLGSIKSGYLEASNVDLAAEFSNMIVAQRGFQANSKVITTADDVLEQLVSLIR; via the coding sequence ATGATTCAAGCACTTCAAAGTGGCATTTCGGGGATGAATGCGTTTATGTCCGCCCTAAATATCATAGGGAACAATATATCCAATGTAAGCACCACGGCCTACAAATCACAGTCGACTAACTTTCAGGAAGCGCTTTCACAAACCATTAAATCGGCAAGTGCGCCAACTGATACTACAGGTGGCACAAACGCGTCTCAAGTTGGGCTCGGTGTAACTCTAGGTTCAATTTCATCAGACATGACTCAAGGCTCTCTTGATTCGACCGGGCGGACTACCGACCTGGCCATTGATGGTAATGGCTACTTTATTTTGGGTGATAGCAGTACCGTTGCCTATACTCGAGACGGCAGTTGCTCGTTGGACTCAAATTACAACCTGGTCGGTTCTTCATCGGGTTTGTATGTCCTGGGTTGGCAGGCAGATTCGGCAGGTAATATCGACACTTCAGCGCCGATCACGGGTGCTTCTGTTATTGAGATTCCAGTTGGTGGAATGTCGATTGCTCAGCAGACATCAGATGTCGATCTCACTGGTAACCTTAACGCATCAACTGATGCTGGCAGCGACTATGATGTCACATTTGAAATCTACGATTCGCTTGGTGAGACTCATCAGATAACTGTGACATTCACCAAACTTGCCGAAGATTCAACTGCTACACCTCCAATAGAAGCATCAACCTGGCAGTATGAGGTTTATTGTGATGATGCAGGCGCATCCGCTATTACCACAGGCAATATAACATTTGACGAGAATGGACAAAGCAATCTCGATAGTGTTGACGTGTCGTTGACACTTACCGAGGACAATGGTTCGCTCTCACCGCTAAATTTTACATTGGATACCAGTGATATAACACAGCTCAATTCAAGCAATAGCACCGTGAGTATGAACAACCAGGATGGAAAAGAATTAGGCACGCTTGAGTCTTACACGATTGATAGTAGTGGCCTAATCGTAGGCACGTTTACAAACGGCTTGACAAAGAACCTTGCCCGGATTGCTGTTGCTGGTTTCAACAATCCTGAGGGACTTGAGAAACTTGGCAATAATCTGTATAAGGCAGGCTCTAACTCCGGTTCGGCGGTAATAGGTACTGCCGGTTCAAGTGGTTTGGGGTCCATCAAGTCGGGTTATCTTGAGGCTTCCAATGTCGATCTGGCAGCTGAGTTCTCCAATATGATAGTTGCACAGCGCGGCTTTCAGGCAAATTCCAAGGTTATAACGACTGCGGATGATGTTCTTGAACAGTTGGTTTCACTAATCAGATAA
- a CDS encoding flagellar hook-length control protein FliK translates to MMDAIVAIAPQSIGTENKVEQGNDVSKDGSEFSDVLGTAIKDEQQSQVKDSDQAEDQATMCSDDTQTDTQPERQEDDMKTDSSDLQAPVQMLAFFNVQIPQEIQQTGANAVDTITTEDVSDIKDSVSVSSQPLTSDSDAVEMAAAQNLSEFNILDDVSQLTAEPLDAIMDVGKTGNTGNSTTARPMSVEGTTKTVRTIQAGSISVDPDQSVESVELLSSDVTKSNKTVWDQKTTLDTSIQTKIEVTASTDPPREFTIKPQVMSPVSNQSDNAATLISDAVSQVASTDNSGINADTSGSQNSQAAIFSVQTSADAAVRQTVQTQPAQTAQSAREPVHTQIIDQIVRDVKLIKLPQQSDLVVRLSPPELGSLRVQITQADQGMTAQIQTTGDQVRGLLQAHLPALNQAFSDAGLKMDSVTVTSGTQFGSLMQDSMDGNTQQQWGGQKQHYAGSQDASLNQPVATLSTGIADRDGTIYNWLA, encoded by the coding sequence ATGATGGATGCTATTGTTGCAATTGCTCCTCAAAGTATCGGAACGGAAAACAAAGTTGAGCAGGGCAATGATGTGAGCAAGGATGGCTCCGAGTTTTCTGATGTTCTTGGCACGGCAATCAAGGATGAACAGCAGTCTCAGGTAAAGGATTCCGATCAGGCTGAAGACCAGGCAACTATGTGTAGTGACGATACACAGACGGATACACAACCAGAAAGACAGGAAGATGACATGAAAACAGATTCGTCTGACTTGCAGGCTCCTGTGCAGATGTTGGCATTTTTCAACGTCCAGATTCCGCAGGAGATTCAACAGACCGGTGCGAATGCTGTGGACACAATTACTACGGAAGATGTATCCGACATAAAGGACAGTGTCAGTGTTTCGTCTCAGCCTTTGACATCGGATTCAGATGCTGTAGAGATGGCTGCAGCGCAAAATCTATCTGAGTTCAACATATTGGATGATGTGAGTCAGTTAACAGCAGAGCCGTTGGATGCCATCATGGATGTAGGAAAGACCGGTAACACCGGCAACTCAACAACTGCCAGACCTATGTCAGTCGAAGGAACAACTAAGACGGTTCGGACAATACAGGCCGGCTCAATATCAGTTGATCCTGATCAAAGCGTCGAATCTGTCGAACTACTTTCTTCAGATGTGACCAAGTCAAATAAGACTGTCTGGGATCAGAAAACCACTCTCGACACTTCGATCCAGACGAAGATTGAGGTAACTGCATCAACTGATCCACCGCGTGAGTTCACGATCAAGCCACAGGTTATGAGTCCTGTGAGCAATCAGTCTGATAATGCTGCCACTCTGATCAGTGATGCGGTCAGTCAGGTTGCTTCAACGGATAACAGCGGTATAAATGCCGATACATCCGGCTCACAAAACAGCCAGGCCGCGATCTTCTCGGTCCAGACTTCTGCTGATGCAGCGGTGAGGCAGACTGTCCAGACTCAACCTGCTCAGACTGCGCAAAGTGCTCGGGAGCCTGTGCATACTCAGATAATCGATCAAATTGTCCGTGATGTTAAGCTGATCAAACTACCACAGCAGAGCGATCTCGTGGTCAGACTGTCTCCGCCTGAGTTGGGATCACTACGTGTGCAAATAACTCAAGCAGATCAGGGAATGACGGCACAGATCCAGACAACTGGTGATCAGGTTCGTGGGCTTCTGCAGGCGCATCTGCCCGCACTCAATCAGGCGTTTTCCGATGCTGGCCTCAAGATGGATTCGGTGACAGTGACTTCCGGCACACAGTTCGGGTCACTTATGCAGGATTCGATGGATGGCAACACCCAACAACAGTGGGGCGGTCAAAAGCAGCATTACGCAGGTTCGCAAGATGCAAGCCTTAATCAACCAGTGGCGACTCTATCAACAGGGATAGCGGATAGAGATGGCACAATTTACAATTGGCTGGCTTAG
- the fliQ gene encoding flagellar biosynthesis protein FliQ: MTDAGVLDLAQRAVMIALMVCAPALGLGMVVGLVVSVFQAATQIQEMTLTFVPKILAVMTALVIFGPWMLRSMVTFTTKLFVSLPNLVH, from the coding sequence ATGACTGATGCAGGAGTTCTCGATCTTGCGCAGCGCGCGGTTATGATAGCTCTTATGGTATGTGCCCCGGCCTTGGGGCTCGGAATGGTTGTCGGTCTGGTGGTGAGCGTGTTTCAGGCAGCCACTCAAATTCAAGAGATGACACTTACATTTGTGCCGAAGATATTGGCTGTCATGACAGCGCTTGTAATTTTCGGTCCATGGATGCTCAGGAGTATGGTGACTTTTACCACAAAGCTGTTTGTAAGCCTGCCCAATTTGGTGCATTGA
- the fliR gene encoding flagellar type III secretion system protein FliR — MWVWQLFDSIMDILGFGIAQILTFLLVLARVGGIFTSAPIFGNTNVAPMVRISVALALTFVFLPMAQPWSGSFDLLPFFFAIIKEAMIGVLMGFLASLMFAAIQMAGAYIDLSMGLGYAQVFDPMTKNQNAVIGQLQNLAATLVFLAVNGHHVMIRGLADSFAILPLGQMGISPETGAGMLEIFGTIFIAALRIAAPVVGAIFLTDVALGILARTVPQLNVFIVGFPAKLTVGLVVTIAVLPVAVGVMVGLFSGMHNDIIALLRHLRV; from the coding sequence GTGTGGGTCTGGCAACTTTTTGACTCGATTATGGATATCCTCGGATTCGGTATAGCTCAGATATTGACATTTCTGCTTGTGCTTGCGCGAGTGGGCGGCATATTCACTTCGGCGCCGATATTCGGAAACACGAATGTTGCGCCTATGGTGCGTATCAGCGTCGCGCTGGCTCTCACGTTCGTATTCCTTCCGATGGCACAGCCCTGGAGTGGCTCGTTTGATCTGTTGCCTTTCTTTTTTGCAATTATAAAGGAAGCCATGATCGGTGTGTTGATGGGCTTTCTGGCCTCGTTAATGTTTGCAGCGATCCAAATGGCCGGAGCTTATATCGACCTCTCTATGGGTTTGGGTTACGCCCAGGTGTTTGACCCGATGACAAAAAATCAAAACGCAGTGATAGGCCAGCTTCAAAACCTTGCAGCTACACTCGTATTCCTTGCAGTAAACGGACACCATGTGATGATCAGAGGCCTGGCTGACAGTTTTGCTATCCTGCCTTTGGGTCAGATGGGAATATCACCCGAGACAGGCGCAGGCATGCTGGAGATATTCGGGACAATATTTATTGCTGCTTTGAGAATAGCTGCCCCTGTGGTTGGGGCAATCTTCCTCACTGACGTAGCGCTGGGTATTCTTGCCCGAACTGTTCCACAGCTCAATGTTTTTATCGTGGGATTCCCGGCAAAGCTCACTGTCGGTCTTGTTGTTACAATAGCTGTTCTGCCGGTTGCGGTGGGTGTCATGGTCGGTTTGTTTAGTGGAATGCATAACGACATCATTGCTCTACTCAGGCATCTGAGGGTTTAG
- the fliP gene encoding flagellar type III secretion system pore protein FliP (The bacterial flagellar biogenesis protein FliP forms a type III secretion system (T3SS)-type pore required for flagellar assembly.), whose product MAFWFVVVGILLTGLPCFAQSGTPVPKIDIGVGSAKSPEEVSSSLQILFILTILSLAPALLIMLTSFTRIIIVLSFTRSAIGSSQVPPNTVLVGLALFLTFFTMAPVWQQVNSTALQPYMNHKITFDQATGKATGPIKDFMLKQTRPKDIALFINLSKSPRPHTKDDLQMHVLIPAFLISELKTAFTIGFVIFIPFLVIDMVVSVTLMSMGMMMLPPVMISLPFKILLFVLVDGWHLIVRSLALSFH is encoded by the coding sequence TTGGCTTTTTGGTTTGTTGTGGTAGGTATATTGCTGACAGGCCTGCCATGCTTTGCTCAAAGTGGAACTCCGGTGCCGAAGATAGACATTGGAGTGGGAAGTGCAAAGAGTCCCGAAGAGGTCTCAAGCAGTCTGCAGATTCTCTTTATATTGACAATTTTGTCCCTCGCACCCGCGCTGCTTATCATGCTGACATCATTTACGCGGATCATAATCGTGCTATCATTCACACGCAGCGCAATCGGTTCATCTCAGGTTCCACCAAACACTGTCCTTGTTGGTCTCGCTTTGTTTCTGACATTCTTTACGATGGCTCCCGTGTGGCAGCAGGTAAACTCAACTGCGCTCCAGCCATATATGAATCACAAGATAACATTCGATCAGGCTACGGGTAAAGCCACAGGTCCAATCAAGGATTTTATGTTGAAGCAGACCCGTCCAAAAGACATTGCGCTGTTTATTAACCTTTCCAAGTCACCAAGACCGCATACCAAAGACGATCTGCAGATGCATGTCCTGATACCGGCATTTCTTATCAGTGAACTCAAGACTGCATTCACAATAGGTTTTGTGATTTTTATCCCGTTCCTGGTGATCGACATGGTCGTATCAGTTACGTTGATGTCGATGGGTATGATGATGCTGCCGCCTGTAATGATATCTCTGCCGTTTAAGATATTGCTGTTTGTGCTGGTGGATGGATGGCACCTGATTGTTCGCTCACTGGCGCTGAGTTTTCACTGA
- a CDS encoding flagellar FlbD family protein: MIKLTLYNDADVIVNADLIESVERTPDTLVTLTTGKKIMVREAVEDVVSKVVFYRRLIAKNHRVFGAKGNSLLRAEVKGYERWT; encoded by the coding sequence ATGATTAAACTGACGCTTTATAACGATGCAGATGTGATAGTAAATGCGGACCTTATTGAGTCCGTGGAGCGCACTCCTGATACTTTAGTTACTCTGACGACCGGCAAGAAAATCATGGTGCGTGAGGCTGTTGAAGATGTTGTTTCAAAGGTAGTTTTTTACCGGCGTCTAATAGCCAAGAATCATAGAGTTTTTGGCGCAAAGGGTAATAGCTTGCTCAGAGCAGAAGTGAAAGGTTATGAGAGATGGACCTAG
- a CDS encoding flagellar basal body-associated FliL family protein, which yields MDKSGMGKMIMIVVIGVVVLLGGIGFMMFKMKGNSAAKVEKPPTMEMPLGDFVVNLADTSQVRYLKTTVILEVEGAKASGGGHGESSEPDARIRDAAIEVLSSKTFAQLSQPDGKDKLKKDIIKAVNERLEEGKAVEVYFNEFAMQ from the coding sequence ATGGATAAGAGTGGTATGGGCAAGATGATAATGATCGTTGTAATTGGGGTTGTTGTCCTTCTTGGCGGAATAGGGTTTATGATGTTTAAAATGAAAGGGAATTCTGCGGCAAAGGTCGAGAAACCTCCAACGATGGAAATGCCGCTCGGAGATTTTGTTGTAAATCTTGCCGATACATCTCAGGTCAGGTATCTAAAAACTACTGTAATCCTTGAAGTAGAAGGAGCAAAGGCGAGTGGTGGTGGACATGGTGAATCAAGTGAACCTGATGCCCGCATCAGAGATGCCGCAATAGAAGTGCTCAGCAGTAAGACATTCGCGCAATTATCTCAGCCTGACGGCAAAGACAAGCTCAAAAAAGACATAATTAAAGCTGTTAATGAACGCCTCGAAGAAGGCAAGGCAGTGGAAGTGTATTTTAATGAATTCGCAATGCAGTAG
- the fliN gene encoding flagellar motor switch protein FliN: MADEVISQAEIEALINGAGQAAEAASSNDEPTAAAEASAENENAASTPAEAEPVITVSSAPEPEVRAAAFTPVASVSGPEPRNGVELIMDVRLNVAVELGRSTLSVREILALGPGRVVELDKHAGEPVEVVINNKTVARGEVVVIDENFGVRITEIVGTNERHVNAKAA; the protein is encoded by the coding sequence ATGGCAGACGAAGTGATTTCTCAAGCTGAAATTGAGGCTCTGATAAATGGAGCAGGTCAGGCAGCAGAAGCAGCATCAAGCAATGATGAACCTACAGCAGCAGCGGAGGCATCGGCTGAAAATGAAAATGCCGCATCTACTCCTGCTGAAGCGGAACCTGTGATAACTGTCAGTTCGGCCCCAGAGCCGGAAGTGCGTGCGGCAGCATTTACGCCGGTGGCCTCGGTATCGGGACCCGAACCGCGCAACGGCGTAGAGTTGATTATGGACGTGCGGTTGAATGTTGCTGTCGAACTGGGCAGATCCACACTCTCGGTTCGTGAAATTCTGGCATTGGGTCCAGGCAGAGTTGTTGAACTGGACAAGCACGCAGGTGAGCCTGTTGAAGTTGTCATCAACAACAAAACGGTTGCTCGTGGAGAAGTTGTTGTCATAGATGAGAACTTCGGTGTCAGGATAACCGAAATTGTCGGTACGAATGAAAGGCATGTCAATGCTAAGGCTGCATAA
- a CDS encoding OmpA family protein, with amino-acid sequence MRKKSENEDHGNLDRWLLTYSDMITLLMAFFIMMYSMSVLNVSKFREAAFSIRSGFGGMIRGQGQSPLGANGMFGPKPSAINGDTAGVSWKVLKPLVNYIESNLGDDNTSIGEDQRGIVIAINSDAMLFDPGSSTIREKAVPLLNKIAGTLARTDNLVQIEGHTCNLPTNSSRYPSNWELSTARATNVLRYLVERKKLQPWRFAAAGYGDVRPVAMNNTETNRRKNRRVEIVILRPDTLYGKQAKESPRRISDPVDSVIQRSLD; translated from the coding sequence ATGAGGAAGAAGTCAGAAAATGAGGATCATGGAAATTTAGATCGCTGGCTGCTGACATATTCTGATATGATTACGCTGCTTATGGCGTTTTTCATAATGATGTATTCGATGTCAGTGCTCAACGTTTCCAAATTTCGCGAAGCTGCTTTCTCGATTCGTTCAGGCTTTGGTGGAATGATCAGGGGGCAAGGACAGTCACCGCTTGGAGCGAATGGTATGTTTGGTCCAAAACCCTCGGCTATCAATGGTGACACTGCGGGTGTGTCATGGAAAGTATTGAAGCCGCTGGTGAACTATATTGAAAGCAATTTAGGTGATGATAATACATCAATAGGTGAGGATCAGAGAGGTATTGTTATCGCAATCAATAGTGATGCAATGCTGTTTGATCCCGGCAGCTCGACAATCCGCGAGAAAGCGGTGCCGCTGCTAAATAAAATAGCAGGTACTTTGGCAAGGACAGATAATCTTGTACAAATAGAGGGGCATACATGCAATTTGCCGACAAACTCATCAAGGTATCCAAGCAACTGGGAACTGTCGACCGCCAGAGCAACGAATGTCCTGAGATATCTGGTTGAACGTAAAAAATTGCAGCCATGGAGGTTTGCCGCTGCAGGCTATGGAGATGTTCGGCCTGTTGCTATGAATAATACTGAAACCAATAGACGCAAGAACAGAAGGGTTGAGATAGTGATCCTGCGTCCCGATACTTTATACGGCAAGCAAGCAAAAGAGAGTCCGAGAAGGATCAGTGATCCTGTGGATTCGGTTATCCAAAGGAGTCTAGATTAA
- the fliI gene encoding flagellar protein export ATPase FliI, with protein MTVANVPDLNKYRQAVRKLDTVQHNGRVSQVIGVLVESCGPTCGVGEICEIHNSRTEPPVLAEVVGFKQSRTLLMPFGVVSDIRPGSPVIATGSSLRVTVGRELLGRVLDGLGRPLDQKENISGEAEITAASRPPHPLSRSRITSPLTFGVRAIDGLLTIGKGQRIGIFAGSGVGKSTLMGMIARNTSADVNVIALIGERGREVRDFLEKDLGEEGLARSVVIVATSDQVPVVRLRGAQVATGIAEYFRDCGLDVLLMMDSVTRVAWAQREIGLASGEPPTTRGYTPSVFATLPQLLERAGTSEKGSITGLYTVLVEGDDMNEPVADTVRGILDGHIVLSRALASKNHYPAIDVLSSVSRVMPDVTSAKHRESAGRLRDALATYRSSEDLINIGAYANGSNPAIDYALSKIDEANGFLRQAVDEPSDFETTVSSLEQMFGGNEQV; from the coding sequence CTAAATAAATACCGTCAAGCAGTACGCAAACTGGACACGGTTCAGCATAATGGCCGCGTCTCGCAGGTGATAGGTGTGCTTGTTGAGTCATGTGGGCCGACTTGCGGAGTCGGAGAGATTTGTGAGATTCACAACTCTCGCACTGAACCGCCTGTGCTTGCCGAGGTTGTCGGTTTCAAGCAGTCAAGGACTCTGCTAATGCCGTTCGGGGTTGTAAGTGACATACGACCCGGAAGCCCTGTGATAGCCACAGGGTCGTCTTTGCGTGTGACGGTTGGACGAGAACTATTAGGCAGAGTGTTGGATGGTCTTGGCAGACCGCTTGACCAAAAGGAAAACATCTCCGGTGAAGCTGAAATAACGGCTGCAAGTCGTCCTCCGCATCCGCTTTCGCGCAGCAGGATTACGAGCCCATTGACGTTTGGAGTACGTGCGATCGACGGGCTGCTTACTATTGGCAAGGGTCAGAGGATTGGCATCTTTGCGGGAAGCGGGGTCGGTAAGAGCACACTTATGGGCATGATCGCCCGCAACACATCCGCGGATGTCAATGTAATAGCGTTGATTGGTGAACGAGGCCGTGAGGTACGTGATTTCCTGGAAAAGGACCTTGGTGAGGAGGGTTTGGCACGCAGTGTCGTAATTGTCGCAACTTCCGATCAGGTTCCGGTTGTGCGTCTCAGAGGAGCGCAGGTCGCCACAGGAATTGCTGAGTATTTTAGGGATTGTGGGCTGGATGTGTTGCTGATGATGGATTCCGTTACGCGTGTGGCCTGGGCGCAGCGCGAGATAGGTCTTGCATCAGGTGAACCTCCCACAACGCGCGGTTATACGCCGTCTGTTTTCGCAACTCTGCCTCAGCTTTTGGAGAGAGCTGGCACATCTGAAAAAGGATCGATTACCGGCCTTTACACAGTGCTGGTTGAGGGCGACGATATGAACGAGCCTGTCGCAGATACGGTCCGAGGTATACTCGACGGGCACATCGTTTTGAGTCGTGCCCTTGCGTCAAAAAACCATTACCCGGCTATAGATGTCCTCTCGAGTGTAAGCAGAGTTATGCCTGACGTCACGTCAGCAAAGCACAGAGAAAGCGCGGGCAGACTTCGGGATGCGCTGGCGACATACAGGTCAAGTGAAGATTTGATAAATATTGGTGCTTATGCCAATGGCAGCAATCCGGCCATCGATTATGCATTGAGCAAGATTGACGAAGCAAATGGGTTTTTGAGACAGGCTGTTGACGAGCCGAGTGATTTTGAGACAACGGTATCGTCACTAGAGCAGATGTTTGGCGGCAATGAACAGGTTTAA
- the fliJ gene encoding flagellar export protein FliJ: MNRFKFRLQTLLDRRKSREEQLLVELGELRREEANEVERLDILCLRLNAAWRDVEDALDNNAPAEELCRLDEFAKTTCDDIEIQKLTLEGVREKVEAKRQELVTAMQDRKILEVLRDKQEQEYLMVIARAEQNELDEMASVRYARGM; encoded by the coding sequence ATGAACAGGTTTAAATTCAGGTTACAGACGCTGCTGGATCGTCGCAAGTCGCGGGAAGAGCAGCTTCTTGTTGAGTTGGGTGAGTTGAGACGTGAAGAGGCCAATGAGGTTGAGCGTCTCGATATTCTCTGCTTGCGTCTCAATGCTGCGTGGAGGGATGTTGAAGATGCATTGGATAATAATGCCCCAGCTGAGGAATTATGCCGCCTTGACGAGTTTGCGAAGACTACGTGTGATGATATTGAGATTCAGAAGCTGACACTGGAAGGCGTAAGGGAAAAAGTCGAGGCCAAAAGGCAAGAACTCGTGACAGCCATGCAGGATCGTAAGATACTTGAAGTATTGCGTGACAAGCAGGAGCAGGAATACCTGATGGTTATAGCCAGAGCGGAGCAAAATGAGCTGGATGAGATGGCCTCGGTAAGATATGCGAGAGGAATGTAG
- the fliO gene encoding flagellar biosynthetic protein FliO, with protein MLRLHKIAGIVIAVIMLLAAGMPSLASESDIHRSSQTTSVNASSGEQDFLASLEKSEQKPADEKEAPVYVTALSFIFKLALVLALAYGTVVVLKKFTNFKTAVGANQGRIRVIENSALGANKSLYLVAVGTKRLLVASTANQISLVAELDPEEVADTEANLPGGDEPKGGFKDQLSMFLGNKTDTTDSARTVAQMLRESNVFLQDKVREVGRFRRAFRDV; from the coding sequence ATGCTAAGGCTGCATAAAATAGCTGGCATAGTAATTGCTGTAATAATGCTGCTTGCAGCAGGAATGCCTTCATTGGCTTCCGAGTCCGATATTCACAGATCGTCTCAGACGACGTCAGTGAATGCAAGTAGTGGTGAGCAGGACTTTCTTGCGTCGCTCGAAAAATCGGAACAGAAGCCTGCGGATGAAAAAGAAGCTCCGGTCTATGTGACGGCGTTGAGTTTCATCTTCAAGCTGGCATTGGTTCTTGCTCTTGCATATGGGACAGTGGTTGTCTTGAAGAAGTTTACCAACTTCAAGACTGCCGTAGGTGCGAATCAGGGTCGGATCAGAGTCATTGAGAACTCTGCTCTCGGAGCAAATAAGTCGCTTTATCTTGTAGCCGTAGGCACAAAGAGACTGCTTGTTGCATCGACTGCCAACCAGATCAGTCTGGTTGCGGAACTTGACCCCGAAGAGGTTGCCGATACTGAGGCGAATCTCCCCGGTGGTGACGAGCCTAAAGGTGGATTCAAGGATCAGCTTTCGATGTTTCTCGGCAACAAGACCGATACTACTGATAGCGCCAGGACTGTGGCTCAGATGCTCAGGGAATCGAACGTATTTTTGCAAGACAAAGTTAGGGAAGTAGGACGCTTCCGAAGGGCTTTTAGGGATGTTTGA
- a CDS encoding flagellar motor protein — protein MDLATVAGLALAWGALFLSLSLEGGSLKDLFNAPAFVLVVFGTIGATTVGSSVRTIASIPSILKNVFISSSLNQSEVIDLMVGFAKIARREGVLALDEAARKINNKFLQKGVELVVDGTPSVMVREIMETEIVAMQDRHKMGETVFTTLGGFSPTLGIIGTVMGLISMLAKLNEPGKMGHAIAAAFVATLYGVAFANLIYLPIASKLKSKTADEVLTYEMIIEGVMSIQAGDNPRIVETRMMAYLSPTLRAKREKVKVEHIREKMAA, from the coding sequence ATGGACCTAGCGACTGTCGCAGGCCTCGCGTTGGCGTGGGGCGCACTTTTTTTGAGTTTGAGCCTGGAGGGTGGGTCACTTAAGGACCTGTTCAATGCCCCGGCGTTTGTGCTCGTGGTTTTCGGCACAATAGGCGCAACCACAGTAGGGTCGAGTGTGAGGACAATTGCATCCATACCCTCGATTCTCAAGAACGTGTTCATAAGCTCAAGTTTGAATCAATCTGAGGTTATTGACCTTATGGTTGGGTTCGCGAAGATAGCAAGGCGTGAAGGAGTATTGGCTCTCGATGAAGCAGCCAGAAAAATAAACAACAAGTTTTTGCAGAAGGGCGTTGAGTTGGTAGTTGACGGGACTCCCAGTGTGATGGTTCGCGAGATTATGGAGACCGAGATAGTTGCAATGCAGGATCGACACAAGATGGGAGAAACAGTGTTTACGACGCTTGGCGGTTTTTCACCTACCCTCGGCATCATAGGTACGGTCATGGGTCTGATCAGCATGCTGGCCAAGCTGAATGAGCCGGGGAAGATGGGACATGCGATAGCAGCCGCGTTTGTGGCAACTTTATATGGTGTAGCCTTTGCCAACCTGATATATCTGCCGATTGCAAGCAAGCTCAAATCTAAAACTGCAGATGAAGTGCTTACCTACGAGATGATTATTGAAGGTGTAATGTCGATTCAGGCGGGAGATAATCCAAGAATCGTCGAGACTAGAATGATGGCCTATTTGTCACCTACATTGAGAGCCAAAAGGGAGAAAGTAAAAGTCGAGCATATTCGAGAAAAGATGGCGGCATGA